Below is a genomic region from Mesorhizobium sp. NZP2298.
GCAGAGTCTGGCCAAGCGCAATGCGACGATTGCCTCGGTCTCGCGCGCCTTGGTGGAAGCAATCGAGGCATGAGCCGTCGGAGCAGCGCGGCTGTGCCGTGCTGCATTTCTCACACATGCTTGCGGCCGCCTGTCTCGCGGAACCAGCTGTCCGGGTAGGGATACCACCAGCCCTGGATTTCGGGCTTGTGATCGATGATGACCATCTTGGAACGGCGGAAGGCATCGAGCCCCTGGCGTCCAAGCTCGCGGCCAAGGCCTGATGCCTTCCAGCCACCGAAGGGCAAGGCGTCATTGTCGATCAGCGGGTTGTTGACCCAGACCATGCCGGCTTCGAGCCGCTCGGCCGCCTCATGCGCCTCGGCGAGGTCTGTCGTGAACACCGAGGCGCCGAGCCCGAACGGGCTGTCATTGGCAAGCCGGATCGCCTCGTCGAAATCCTTCACCCGGCAGATGGCGGCGACCGGCCCGAAACATTCCTCGCGCACGATCGCCATGTCAGGGGTGACGCCGGTCAGGATCGTCGGTTCGTAGAACCAGCCCGTGTTGTGCGCTGGCGGGATGCGCCCGCCGGTGACGGCCTTCGCTCCGTGTGCAATGGCGTCATCGACCAACCGCATCACCTTGGCCCGCGCACTCTCGCTGACCAGCGGCCCGATCTCGGTCTTGTCCATGCCGTTACCGATGCGCAGCGCGCGTGTCCTCTCGGCGAACAATTCGACAAAGCGGTCGTGCACGGCGTCGACGACGAAGAAACGCTCGGCCGAGGTGCAGACCTGGCCGGTGAGGTGGAAGGCGGCGGTGACACTGCCGGCGGCCGCGACCTCGAGCGGGGCATGTTCGCTGATGATCAGCGGATCGCTGCCGCCCGCCTCGATGACGCAAGGTTTCATGCGCTCGGCGCAGGCCACCGCGACCGCCTTGCCGGCGGCGACCGAGCCGGTGAAGGCAACCGCATGGGTGCGGTCCGAAGTGATCAGTGCCTGCGCGGTGACCGCGCCGCCCGGCAGGCAGGAGACAAGGCCTTCCGGCAGCGAGCGGAACACGGCCATATAGTCCAGCGTCGACAGCGTCGTCGCCTCGGCCGGCTTGATGATGCAGGCATTCCCCGCGGCAAGCGAGGCGGCCACCGTCCAGCACATCAGCAGGATCGGAAAATTGTAGGGCATGATGTGGACGGAGACGCCATAGGGCTCGTAGCGCGCATATTGGAAGGAGCCGGCCTGCGTCGTGCCGGCGACCTTGCCGGCGTCGTCGCGCGCCATCTCGGCATAGTAGCGGAAGATCGGCGCGCAATTGGCGATCTCGCCGATGGCTTCGGGATAGGGCTTGCCCATCTCTCGCACCATCAGTTCGGCGCAGCGGGTGAAATCCGCCGCCTCGATGGCATTGGCGACGGCATGCAGATGCCTGGCTCGGCTCTTGGCGTCGAGTTTTTTCCAGCTAACCTGCGCCGTGGTTGCGGCAGTGAGCACGGCGTCGATTTCGTCGTCGCTGGCCGCGGTGATGGCGCCAACCGTTTCAAGCGTGGCCGGGTCGATCACCGGTTTGCTTGCGCCAGCCATCGGCCGGTAGCCCGGATTGACGAAGAAAGTCGGCTGGTCAGGGGAGAAATGCATTCTTATCCTTCTCCACGCGTGGAGCCTTTTTTGAGGATTCGCCCTGCCGAGGCTCAGCGGATCATGTAGACCTTCTTGATGGTCTCATGGACGGTGCAGACGCCCTTCCAGTCCTGCGGAAAGAAGGCCGCCGTGTCCGGCTCGATCTCGATCACCTCGCCGGATTCATGCACGTAGGTGCAGCGGCCTTCGAGGAAGTGGCAGAACTCGTCGCGGGTAACGTGGCAGTGCCATTTGCCAGGGGTGCAGACCCACAGGCCGCACTCGGAGCGGCCCTCGGGCCCTTTGTGCAGCAATTTACCCGAGGTGTGGGATTGCCCCTCGATCATGGTCGGGATGATGCCCCAGTCGACGAGGTCGGCGATGGCCAAGGGGGATTGCATGATGGGTGTGGTCATATCGATTTCCTTGAAATGGGCTCACCGGCACATGAAGGCCTTGGTCAGCGTTTGCGTGATGATGGAGATGCCGGTCCAGCCGGCGGGGAAGAACACGAGCGTGCCGGCCTCGACCGGAATTTGCTCCCCATTCTCATGGACATAGCTGCCGTGACCCGACAGGAAGTGGCAGAACTCGTCGGCGGCGAAGGTGACCTTGCGGGTGCCCGGCGTGCATGACCACAGGCCGCATTCGCTCGATCCGTCCGGGTTCCGCGACAGGATCTTGCCGGAGGCGCGCGGCGCGCCGGCAAGCGTATTGCTGCCCGCGCCCCAGTCGTCCAGTTCCACGGTTGAGGCCTTTGGCCAGTGCGGTGTCGGCATGTCAGCTCCTCGGTCAGGCCAGCATGTAGACGTTGCGCATGGTCTCATGCACGGTGCATTCGCCTGTCCAGCCGGCGGGAAACATGACCACGGTCCCGGTCGACACTTCTATCACTTCACCGACATCCGATCGGTAGGTCGCGCGGCCGGCGACGAAATGGCACAATTCATCGCGCGGGATCGAGAGCCGCCAACGGCCCGGCGTGCACACCCAGATGCCGGATTCCGGCTGGTTGTTCGGACCCTTGTGCACCAGCCTGCCGGTGGAATGCGAGGCGCCTTCCAGTGCATCGGGCTGGGTGCCCCAGTCGACGAGGTCGGTGCGGGTGGAGGCGTGGTGGAGGTGTGGGGCGGAAGAGGTCACAGCAGCGCCTCCAGCAACCCAGCCGCCTTTTCCGGCCCGTTCTGCGCGTGCATCTGTGCCGACGTCTTCGCCAGCCTCGCCTTCATCCTGGGATCGGTCAGGCAGGTCTCGATCTTCGCGATCAGCTCGGCATCGCTCCAGTCGTAGCGCGGCATGCCGAAGCCGTGGCCGGTTTCCTCGACCCGGGTGGCGTTGTCGTGGCCGTCCCAGACATAGGGCATGATGATTGCCGGCTTGCCGAAATAGAGGCATTCGGTGAACGAGTTGTTGCCGCCGTGATGGATGACGGCGTCAACCTGCGGGATGACCGAAGGCTGCGGGAACCAGCTCTCGACGATGACGTTGCCGGGAACGTCTGTGTACTGGTCCTTGTAGCCGCCGACATTGACCAGCGCGCGGTAGCGCGTCTTGCCTAGCGTTGCGATGATGCGCTTCAGCAAATCGACATCGCCGGCCCCGAGGCTGCCGAAAGAGACATAGAGCAGCGGGCCATCATTGTTCTTCGCGAAGGTGGGTACCGCATAGGGCTTCTCTTGCCGCACGCAGCCTTCGAGATACTGGAATTGCGCCGGGTCGAGCGGATGGCGGCGCTTGAATTTCGCGGCCTCGGGATAGAGCAGCAGGTTCAGATAGGGCGACGCCTCGAAGAACTGGCCGACCGGATAGGTCGCTTCGTTGTTGGCTGTGAGAAAGGCATTGAAGTCGTCATGGATCGGCTTGATCACCGCGTTGAAGTGATCGCGGTAGCGCTGGTGCCCGGCGTGGTCATTCTCACCGCAGCCGGAGAGATGCGGCGGGATGTCCTCGTCCTCGATCTCGTTTTCCGAGCAGGAGATGACGCGTACCCATGGTTTGCCGAACTGCTTTATCGCCGGGAACAGGATGACGTTGTCGACGCAGATCACGTCGGGCTTGATGGCGGCAAGCACGCCCGGTAGATCCTTCTGGGCCCATTTGGCGCTGTCGACGATCGCGGTCCAGCAATCCTTCACATAGTTGTCGACCTGGTCGTAGGGCGACTTGCGGAAGTTCGGGATGTGGCCGTTGATGAAATCCTCCCAGAACTTGGCCATCTGCTCGGGCGGCATCGGTTCGGAGAGGTTCACCGGATGCGCCTCGAAACCGTAGCCCCTGTAGACCTCGACAAAGCCGGGGTCCGACAGGAACACAGCCTTGTGGCCGCGCGCCTCGACGGCTTGCGCGATGCCGACGGAATTGAGCGCCGGGCCGTAGGCGGCTTCGGGAAAAAACGCGATCGTCTTCTGCGCCATCAGGCTTCTCCTCTATTCCTCAAAAATTCTGACGTCGGCGGCGTCCCAGCCGAGTTCGAGCTGGTCGCCTGATGCGACAGGCCTGCGGTCGGCGGCATCCGCGGTGACGCGCACCATGAACGGCTTTGGCGACAAAGGCGTGCGGACATGCAGCTGCAGGTCGAGTCCGTGATAGGCCAGCGCCTCGACCGTGCCGGTCGTGCGGTTGGCGGTCTCGGCTGACGGGAACAATCGGATGCGTTCGGGCCGCACCGAGGCAACCGCCGATGCGCCAGGTGAAAGTGTGGCGGGGACCTTGCCCGTGATGCGCGCGCCGTTTGCAGCGACCACGCCATCGGCGGCGGCCTTGCCGGGCACGAAATTCATCACGCCGATGAAGTCGGCGACGAAGCGGTCCGCGGGATGTTCATAGATCGCGTGCGGCGTGTCGCATTGCAGCAGCCTGCCGTCTTTCAGCACCGCCATGCGGTCGGCCATGACAAGCGATTCTTCCTGGTCGTGGGTGACGATGACGAAGGTGATGCCGACCTCGTGCTGCAGGCGCTTCAGCTCCAGCTGCATGGCACCGCGCAGTTTCTTGTCGAGCGCGCCGAGCGGCTCGTCGAGCAGCAGCAGCCGGGGGCACTTGACCAGGGCACGGGCGAGCGCGACGCGCTGCTTCTGGCCGCCGGACAATTGCTCAGGCTTGCGGTCGGCGAACGGGACGAGTTCGGTGGTCGCCAGGATGGCGTCGACGCGTGAGCGGATTTCTTTAGCCGGCAAACGCTCCATCTCCAGCCCGTAGGAGACATTGGCGCGCACGCTCATATGTGGGAACAGCGCGTAGGACTGGAACATCAGATTGACCGGCCGCTTGTTGGGCGGCGTCCTGGCGATGTCCTTGCCGTCGAGCAGGATGCGTCCGTCGGTCGGCGTCTCGAAGCCGGCCAGCATGCGCAGAAGCGTGGTCTTGCCGCAGCCGGAGGGCCCAAGCAGCGCGAAGAACTCGTTCTCCCGGATATCGAGCGAGATGCCGTCGACGGCGGTGACGCGGCCGAATTTCTTCGACACATGGTCGATGGCCAGCAGCGTGCGCGGTTCGCTCATTGGCCGATAATCCCTCGATTGAGCCGCTGCGACAGGGTCAACGCGGTGATGGAGACAGCCATGACGATGGTTGCCAGCGCATTGATCTCCGGCGTGATGCCGAAGCGGATCATGGCGTAGATCTGCATCGGCAGCGTGGTCGAGGCACGGCCGGCGCCGGATGTGAAGAAGGCGATGATGAACTCGTCAACCGAAAGCGTGAAAGCAAGCAGCGCGCCGGCGATCACCGCCGGCAGGATGACCGGCAAGGTCACGCGCTGGAACGTGGTTACGGCGGAGGCGCCGAGGTCGGCGGAGGCCTCGACGATCGACCAGTCGAAACTCTTCAGCCGGGCACGCACCACCGAGCAGACGAAGGCGAGATTGAAGACGACATGGGCGAGGATGATGGTGTGCAGCCCCATGGTCAGGTTGAGCATGGAAAAGAACGACAGCAGCGCGATCGCCAGCACGATGTCGGGAATGATCATCGGCGCGAAGATCAGCGCTTCCAGGCCCTTGCCATATTGCCGGCGCATCTCGACGCCGATCGCCAGCAGCGTGCCGAGCAGTGTGGCGATGGCGGTGGAAACCAGCGCCACGATCAGCGTGTTGAGCGCGGCGGAAAGGATCGCGGAGTTGTTGGCCAGCGAAAGATACCATTTCAGCGAAAAGCCCGACCATGCCGTCGGCAGCCCGCCTTCGTTGAAGGACAGTGCCACCAGCACGCCGATCGGGATATAGAGGAAGGCAAAGACGAGGCCGAGCACGAGCCAGAGCGTGCGCCGCGTGGCTGGGGAACGCTCAGCCATCGGCATTACCTTTGGCCTCGGCCGCCCGCCCCGAGGCGCGGTCGGCGGCCAGTGCTTGCGCCATCAGCACCAGCAGCATGATGGCGATCAGCGCCATGGCGAGTGCCGCGCCGAAGGGCCAGTCATTGGCGGTCAGGAACTGGTCGTAGACGAGATTGCCGATCATCTGGAAGCGGCCGCCGCCGAGCAGCGCCGGGGTGACGAAATTGCCGATCGACAGCACGAAGACGAAGACCGCGCCGGCGGCGATGCCGGGCACGGTCAGCGGCAGGACGACACGGCGAAAGGTGGTGGCGGCCGAGGCGCCGAGATCACGTGAGGCTTCGGCAAGCTCCGGGTTGAGCCGGGACAAAGGCGCGTAGCAGGCGAGGATGACGAAGGGCAAATAGTTGTAGACCAAGCCGGCGATGACGGCGCCTTCGGTATAGAGCATCGACGGCGGCTCGCCGGTGTAGCCCAACCACCGCAGCAGTTGCGTGATCAGGCCTTCGCGGTTGAGCAGCACGATCCAGGCATAGGTGCGGATCAGGTAGTTGGACCAGAACGGCAGCACGGCGAAGAACAGGAACACCGGCTGCCACCGGCGCGGTGCCGCGGCAATGGCATAGGCGGCGGCATAGCCGATCACCACGGCGATCAGGGTGGCGCTGCCGGCGATGCGCGCCGATTTGAGGAAGATGCCGGCATAGAGCGGGTCAAAGACCAGCCCGAAATTCTCCAGCGTGAAGGTGTAGTCGATGCCGCCATAGATGCCGCGCCGGAAGAAGGCGAGCGCCAGCACCAGCGCGCACGGGACCACCATCAGCGCGGTCAGCCAGACCAGCGCCGGGGCCATCAGCAGGGAGGAGCGAAGTCGGGTCTGGGACAATTTAAGGTACCGCTCAGGGCCGGCAGCCGAGGCGCTGCCGGCCGTGATATCCGTGCCGCCTACTGGGCGGCCTTGATCTCGCTGACGATCTTGGAATAGTCGCGCTGGGCCTCGCCGACGTCGCGCAGCTGTTCGAACTTGACGAGGTCGGCCACCGGCATCGCCATGTTGGGGAATTTGGCCAGGAAGTCGGCCGGCAGGCTTTCCATCGCCGGCTTGTTCGGCACCTTGTAGTCGATGTTCTGCGCCGCCCAGGCGTGGTTCTTGGCGTCGAGCATGAAGTTGATGAACTTGAAGGCGTCGTCCTTGTGCTCGGATGCCTTCATCACCACCATCGTGTCGACCCAGAGGTCGGAACCTTCCTTCGGGATGACGTATTTGATCTCCGGCTTTTCGGCGATGCCGTAATTGCACCAACCGTCCCAGGCCTGCACCATCAGCGCTTCGCCCGAAACCAGCTTGGAATAGAAGGTGGTGTCGTCATAGGCGAGCAGGGTCTTCTTGGCCGAGATCAGCAGGTCCTTGACCTCGGCCATCTTGGCCGGATCGGTCTCGTTGACGGAAAAGCCCTTGTCGAGCTGGCCGGCAGCCAGCAGCCAGCGATCGGTCGCCAGCATGGTGGTCTTGCCCTTCAGCTCGTCGGAAGGGGCGAGCAGGTCGCTCCAACTCGTTGGCGCCGCCTTGACGAGGTCGGAGCGGTAGCAGAGGCCGGTCGTGCCCCAGGTGTACGGCACCGAGAAAGTGTTGCCGACATCGTGCGGCAGTTTCGTTGCTTCGGGATAGAGGTTGGCGAGGTTGGGGACCTTGGCGTGGTCCATCGGCTCGGTCAGGCCGAGCTTGTTCAGCACTTCGGCGAAGGGCGAGGACACGAAGACCACGTCATAGCCCTTGCCGCCGGCGGCGATGAGCTTGCCCATGATCTCTTCATTGGTGGCGTGCACCACGACCTCGCCGGAGACGCCGGTCGCGGTCTTGAAGGCGGCCATGGCATCGGGCGCCATGTAGCCGTCCCAGTTGGAGATGACGAGGCCGGCGGCCATTGCCGGTGCGGACAGCGCCAGGGCAAGGCCGACAGCGATTGAAGAAACCTTGAGCGCACGGCGCCGCGGGCTGGTAGCGGTCATGGCAGACTCCCATTCCGGTTGATCGTCGAATTCTGTGCTGGACCGGTCGCGACCCATGCCGCTGCCCTCGATCCTGTTCCCTCGGTCTTTTTATCGCCGATTGCGCTGACAGTACTATTGCAGAAAAAAGTACGTCAATCCATAATTTGCCAACCGACCGAGGAATCTGGCCGATTGCGCTTGTCCCGGCGATCGGCCAAACCAGTAAGATCCCATCCGTCCGCCGAGACCAGTCATGCAAGCCGCAGCCCGACGACCTCGCACCAACCATCTCGATCTGGCGCAGCGCATCCTGGACGTGGCGCGGCAGCGCGGCTTCGAACCCGGCGCGCGCCTGCCCGAGCAGCAGATCGCTTCGCTGTGCAATGTCTCGCGCACGCCGGTGCGGGCGGCACTCAGCCTGCTGGCGGAGCGGGGCGTCGTGCGCTGGGAGGCCGATACCGGTTACCACCTGGCGGTCGACCTCGCCGCGCAGCCGGCCATTGCCACCGAGCTTCCCAGCGCGGAGGAGGACGAGCTGGCCGAGGCTATCCTGCGCGACCGCTCGGCGCGCAGGCTGGACCAGACGGTGACCGCCGCGGCGTTGATGCGACGCTACAGCGCCGAGAGGAAGACGGTACTAAAAGCGCTTAATAAACTGACAGAAGAGAATCTTCTGGACCGTGCGCCCGGCCAGTCATGGCTGTTCCGCCGCACGCCCGACGATCCGGAGGCGCAAGGCGAAAGCTATGAATTCCGCCTGGTGCTGGAGCCCGTGGCGATCCTGACGCCGGGCTTCCGGCTGGACGGCGCGCGGGCTGCGGCCCTGCGCCAAGGCATGGACGCGCTATCGGCGCTGCCGGATGCCGCGTTCGACACGCGCGAGTTCCAGCGGCTGGATATAGATTTTCACAGCATGATCGCCGAGGGCTGCGCCAATCGCTTCGTCGCCGACGCGCTGGCCGATCACCTCAGGCTGCGCCGGCTGCCGGGCCTCTATGGCGGCGTCAACGTCTTCCGGCTCCGGCAATCCTTGCTGGAACACCTGAACATACTCGACCATCTCGAAAGCCGGCAGTATGAGGTGGCTGCAGATCTGCTTCGCATCCACCTGCGGCTCTCCCGCAACCAGCGACCGCAGGCGGCCAGCCGCGGCGCCCCCGCGCTGTTCGGCATGATCAGCCGGCCGGAATGAAGAGGATTAATTGACGCGTAAAGCCAGCCCGACCATCGCGCTGTTTCCCGAAGCCAGTTTCGGGGCGGCGCTGAATTGCGTCGGCATCGCGCAGGCGTTGCGGGCCAAGGGCGCCCGGCCGGTCTTCATCTGCCATGCGGGCTTCTCCGGCGTCTTTGCCGACTATGGTTTCCAGGAATACCAGCTGCCGACCGACGAGCCGCTGAGCGACAGCGAGCGCCAGAGCTACTGGCAGGCCTTCGTGCGCCGGCACCTGCCGCATTTCAGGCTCAGCCCGATCGACCAGCTCGAAACCTATGTCGCGCCGACCTGGCAAGCGATCGTCGATACGGCGGTCAATGCAGAGGGGCCGCTGCGCCAATTGCTGGCGCGGCTGAAGCCCGACGCGGTGGTGCTCGACAATGTCATCATGTTCCCGGCGATCGCCGCCGCCGGCTGCCCCTGGGTGCGTGTCGTCTCCTGCGCCGAGACGGAGCTGCCCGACGCCCGGGTGCCACCCTACCTATCCGGCCTCGGAGCCGATGACCCGCAACGCGCGGCGTTCGAGGCCCGCTATCTCTCGGCCTCCGCGCCCGCGCATGACCGCTTCAATCGCTTTCGCGTGGACGCCGGCCTGGCGCCGTTGCCGAAGGGCCTGTTCCTTGAAAGCTCGCCCCACCTCAATCTGCTGCTGACGCCGACGATCGTGCGCCGCGAGCGTGCCGAGCCGCTCGATCCGGCCCGCTTCGTCTATCTCGAAGGCTGTGTGCGATCGGAAGGACCGTTCGAGGTGCCGGTCTTCCCGCGCAATGGCGGACCGCTGGTCTATGTCAGCTTCGGCAGCCTCGGCGCCATGGATGTCGGGCTGATCGAGCGCATGCTCGCCGTCTTCGACAGGCTGCCGGCGCGTTTCATCGTCAATGCCGGCGGCCTGCGCGACGCCTATCGCGCGGTGCCGGACAATGTCTATCTCGACGCCTGGTTTCCGCAGCCTTCGGTGGTGGCGAAGTCCGACCTGTTCATCCACCATGGCGGCAACAACAGCTTTTGCGAGGCGCTGCGCTTCGGCGTGCCGTCGCTGATCATGCCCTATTGCTGGGACGGACACGACAATGCGCGCCGCGCCGAAGAGACCGGTACCGGCGACCATATCGGCCGTGACGGCTGGACCGAAGGAGTATTGGAGAGAGCCATTCTCGGCCTGCTGGCCGATGCCGCCATGCGCGCCCGCCTGAGGGACAATGCAGCCCAGATGGCGCTGAAACCCGGAACGGACGTGGCCGCCCAAGCCATACTCTCCCTGATACGGACGTGAACGAAATGCTCGACAAGAACACGAATACCGCGATCAACGACCCCAAGGCCTGGCTGGCCCAGCACGGCATCAACGAGGTCGAATGCCTGGTGCCCGACATGAACGGCGTGCTGCGCGGCAAGGCACTGCCGACGGCAAAATTCCTCAAGGCGCTGGAAGACCGCGCGCTCTATCTGCCAAGCAGCGCCTTCTTGGTCAGCATCGACGGCCGCTATTCCGGCTCGATCGACGAGGGTTTTGCCTATTCGGACCCGGACATGCGCATGGTGCCTGACGTTTCCACGCTCTGCTTGGCGCCCGGCGCTGGGGCGGGGAAGGCCTATGTCTTCGCCGACGCCTTCCATATGGACGGCAGGCCATGGATGGCCTCGCCGCGCCATGTGCTGCGCGCCGTGCTCGATCTCTACCGCCAGCGTGGCTGGCGGGCCGTGGTGGCGCCGGAGGTCGAGTTCTATCTGACCGCGTACAATCCCGATCCGGACAGGCCCCTGACCGCGCCGGTCGGCGCCAATGGCCGCACCGAGACCGTGCAGCATCCCTATGACATGGCGGCGCTCGAGGAGTTCGAGCCGGTGATCCGGCGCGTCTATGAGTATGCCGCGGCCGCCGGGCTGCCGCTCGACACGTTGATCCATGAATCGGGCACGGCGCAGCTGGAGATCAATCTCCTGCATGGCGACGCGCTGCCACTGGCCGACCAGGTGCTTTTGTTCAAGCGATTGACGCGCCAGGCCGCGCAGCAATGCGGCATGCATGCGACCTTCATGGCCAAGCCGATCGCCGCGCAGGCCGGCAGCTCGATGCATCTGCACATGTCCGTCGTCGACGAGGCGGGCAACGCGCTGTTTGCCGCAGCGGATGATGCCGACACCGAGATGTTCGGCCATTTCGTCGGCGGCTTGCAGAAATATATCCCTGAAATCATGCCGCTGTTCGCGCCCAATGTGAACTCGTTCCGCCGCATAAGACCCAACCACAGCGCGCCGGCCAACATCGAATGGTCGCATGACAACCGGTCCTGCGGCCTGCGCGTGCCGGCCGGAGGGCGCGCGGCGCGACGGGTGGAGAACCGCTTGCCGGGCGCCGATTCCAATCCCTATCTGGCGATCGCCGGTTCGCTGCTCGCCGGCTATCTCGGCGTCGAGCAGAAGCTGGCGCGCTCGGCCGAGGCGTCGGGCAATGCCTACAAGATCAAGAGCACGCTGCCGAAGACCATGGAGGAGGCGCTCGATCGTTTCGAGGCTTGCGATCCGGTCCGCAAACTGCTCGGCGAGGATTTCTTCCAGACCTATCTGCGCGTCAAGAGCGTCGAGCTCGACCTGTTCCAGAGCGTGGTGACGAGCTGGGAACGCGACCATCTGCTGCTGAAGGTGTGATCTTGGCATCTTCAACAGGCTTCAATTCCGGTCTCGATATCGGCAAATCCTACTATGTCGCTACCGCCAATCCGGCGCCGGACCATCCGGCGCTCGCCGGCGATGTCGAGGCCGACCTGGTGGTCGTCGGCGGCGGCTGCACCGGGCTGTCCGCCGCCTTGCATGCCGCCGAGCTCGGCCTGAAGGTGGTGCTGCTCGAAGGCGGCAAGATCGGTTGGGGGGCTTCAGGGCGCAATGGCGGCCAGATGATCCCCGGCCTGCGCAAGGGCGCCAAGGGTCTGGTCAAGCTCTACGGTCCCGAGCGGGCGAAGGTGCTGTTCGACCTCGCCTTCGAGGCGCGCGGCCTGGTGCTCGACATCATCAAGCGCCATGCCATCGATTGCGATCTGAGGCTGACCGGCCATCTGGTCGGCGCGGTCAACGGTTCCGACCTCAAGGATCTGGAAGAAGAGGCCAAATGCCTCGAGAGCGTGATGAAATTTCGCGACGTCGAGATCCTGTCGGCGACGGCCGCACGCGCCAAGGTCGACACGCCCTATCACGGTGCCATGTATGAGCCGCTTGGCGGCCATATGCACCCGCTGAACTACACGCTCGGCCTTGCCCGCGCGGCCGTGGCCGCCGGCGTCGTCATCCATGAGAATTCGGTGGCGGTGAAGCTGGAGCGTGAGCCTTCCATCCGCGTCTCGACGTCAAAGGGTTCGGTCCGGGCCAAACATGTCGTGCTGGCGGGTGATGCTCTGCTGCACGGGCTGGAGCCGCGCGTCAACAGCCGCATCATGCCGGTCGGCAACTACATCGTCGCCACCGAGCCGCTGGAGGGCAAGCGCAATGTCATCCCGGCCAATGTCGCGGTGTCCGATACACGCTTCGTCGTCAATTACTACCGCATGTCGGCGGATGGCCGCCTGCTTTTCGGCGGCGGCGAGCGCTACACGCCGTCGCCGCCGGCCGACATTGCCGGCTTCGTGCGGCCGCATATGGAAGGCACGTTTCCGCAGCTTAGGGGCTGCCGCATCGATCATGCCTGGGGCGGCCTGGTTTCGGTGACGACGTCGCGGCTGCCGCATGTCGGGCACTATGGCGAGGTCTATTTCGCGCATGGCTATTCCGGCAAGGGCGTCATCCTGTCGACACTGTCGGGCAAGCTGCTCGCCGAAGCGATCACCGGCGATGCCTCACGGCTGGATTTGTTCTCGACGCTCACGCCCATGCCGTTCCCCGGCGGCACGGCGCTGCGTGGGCCGCTCTATGTACTGGGCATGCTATGGTACGCGATGCGGGACCGGATCAAGCATTGAGGTCGCCAGACGCGATCTAGACGACAAAGAAATCCTCGATGCGCTCTCTGGCTCCAAGCAGCGCCGGCAGGATTTCCCGCTCCATCTCGGCGACGGTGAACCGCGCCGACTGGGTCGAGACATTGATCGCCGCGACCGTGCGTTTCGCCCGGTCGCGGATCGGCACGGCAATGGAGCGCAGGCCGAGCTCCAGCTCCTCGTCGACGATGGCGAAGCCGTCCGCCTTCGCCTTGCCAATGGCGCCGGCCACCGCACGCTTATCGGTGATGGTCTTTGGCGTTCGCCTCTCGATGGTTGCCTGGCCGAGAAAT
It encodes:
- a CDS encoding aldehyde dehydrogenase family protein → MHFSPDQPTFFVNPGYRPMAGASKPVIDPATLETVGAITAASDDEIDAVLTAATTAQVSWKKLDAKSRARHLHAVANAIEAADFTRCAELMVREMGKPYPEAIGEIANCAPIFRYYAEMARDDAGKVAGTTQAGSFQYARYEPYGVSVHIMPYNFPILLMCWTVAASLAAGNACIIKPAEATTLSTLDYMAVFRSLPEGLVSCLPGGAVTAQALITSDRTHAVAFTGSVAAGKAVAVACAERMKPCVIEAGGSDPLIISEHAPLEVAAAGSVTAAFHLTGQVCTSAERFFVVDAVHDRFVELFAERTRALRIGNGMDKTEIGPLVSESARAKVMRLVDDAIAHGAKAVTGGRIPPAHNTGWFYEPTILTGVTPDMAIVREECFGPVAAICRVKDFDEAIRLANDSPFGLGASVFTTDLAEAHEAAERLEAGMVWVNNPLIDNDALPFGGWKASGLGRELGRQGLDAFRRSKMVIIDHKPEIQGWWYPYPDSWFRETGGRKHV
- a CDS encoding cupin domain-containing protein translates to MTTPIMQSPLAIADLVDWGIIPTMIEGQSHTSGKLLHKGPEGRSECGLWVCTPGKWHCHVTRDEFCHFLEGRCTYVHESGEVIEIEPDTAAFFPQDWKGVCTVHETIKKVYMIR
- a CDS encoding cupin domain-containing protein produces the protein MPTPHWPKASTVELDDWGAGSNTLAGAPRASGKILSRNPDGSSECGLWSCTPGTRKVTFAADEFCHFLSGHGSYVHENGEQIPVEAGTLVFFPAGWTGISIITQTLTKAFMCR
- a CDS encoding cupin domain-containing protein, translating into MTSSAPHLHHASTRTDLVDWGTQPDALEGASHSTGRLVHKGPNNQPESGIWVCTPGRWRLSIPRDELCHFVAGRATYRSDVGEVIEVSTGTVVMFPAGWTGECTVHETMRNVYMLA
- a CDS encoding glycosyltransferase; amino-acid sequence: MAQKTIAFFPEAAYGPALNSVGIAQAVEARGHKAVFLSDPGFVEVYRGYGFEAHPVNLSEPMPPEQMAKFWEDFINGHIPNFRKSPYDQVDNYVKDCWTAIVDSAKWAQKDLPGVLAAIKPDVICVDNVILFPAIKQFGKPWVRVISCSENEIEDEDIPPHLSGCGENDHAGHQRYRDHFNAVIKPIHDDFNAFLTANNEATYPVGQFFEASPYLNLLLYPEAAKFKRRHPLDPAQFQYLEGCVRQEKPYAVPTFAKNNDGPLLYVSFGSLGAGDVDLLKRIIATLGKTRYRALVNVGGYKDQYTDVPGNVIVESWFPQPSVIPQVDAVIHHGGNNSFTECLYFGKPAIIMPYVWDGHDNATRVEETGHGFGMPRYDWSDAELIAKIETCLTDPRMKARLAKTSAQMHAQNGPEKAAGLLEALL
- a CDS encoding ABC transporter ATP-binding protein, which codes for MSEPRTLLAIDHVSKKFGRVTAVDGISLDIRENEFFALLGPSGCGKTTLLRMLAGFETPTDGRILLDGKDIARTPPNKRPVNLMFQSYALFPHMSVRANVSYGLEMERLPAKEIRSRVDAILATTELVPFADRKPEQLSGGQKQRVALARALVKCPRLLLLDEPLGALDKKLRGAMQLELKRLQHEVGITFVIVTHDQEESLVMADRMAVLKDGRLLQCDTPHAIYEHPADRFVADFIGVMNFVPGKAAADGVVAANGARITGKVPATLSPGASAVASVRPERIRLFPSAETANRTTGTVEALAYHGLDLQLHVRTPLSPKPFMVRVTADAADRRPVASGDQLELGWDAADVRIFEE
- a CDS encoding ABC transporter permease, whose product is MAERSPATRRTLWLVLGLVFAFLYIPIGVLVALSFNEGGLPTAWSGFSLKWYLSLANNSAILSAALNTLIVALVSTAIATLLGTLLAIGVEMRRQYGKGLEALIFAPMIIPDIVLAIALLSFFSMLNLTMGLHTIILAHVVFNLAFVCSVVRARLKSFDWSIVEASADLGASAVTTFQRVTLPVILPAVIAGALLAFTLSVDEFIIAFFTSGAGRASTTLPMQIYAMIRFGITPEINALATIVMAVSITALTLSQRLNRGIIGQ
- a CDS encoding ABC transporter permease — encoded protein: MAPALVWLTALMVVPCALVLALAFFRRGIYGGIDYTFTLENFGLVFDPLYAGIFLKSARIAGSATLIAVVIGYAAAYAIAAAPRRWQPVFLFFAVLPFWSNYLIRTYAWIVLLNREGLITQLLRWLGYTGEPPSMLYTEGAVIAGLVYNYLPFVILACYAPLSRLNPELAEASRDLGASAATTFRRVVLPLTVPGIAAGAVFVFVLSIGNFVTPALLGGGRFQMIGNLVYDQFLTANDWPFGAALAMALIAIMLLVLMAQALAADRASGRAAEAKGNADG